One Manduca sexta isolate Smith_Timp_Sample1 chromosome 26, JHU_Msex_v1.0, whole genome shotgun sequence genomic region harbors:
- the LOC115448222 gene encoding putative NAD(+)--arginine ADP-ribosyltransferase Mav gives MAESRPMDTDQPVAEVVGEAKHAMLATLATYIKGDPIFSSYVRSILVANEPRAVPDSPESPASPASSIDSPESPAFSDSPESPAFSDEPSPPGSPAGAGDPDLAMDSDPGAPQLSAVPVACASKRPVSPAPSESRSGAASSDLDDDGFTIVRSGRRKKQRSSDASASQAPSAPPAPSTPKPAASKPAPASSTKSSPPQPKGPKNPPKVNLQLPEGVPLQSFFDALTTEGIKIPPNAWNSGKKMLSLQPGSISDHRELTKFLDSKRYHYYTFALLDERRYRYVIRGIPIQMSAVEVQQGLQAKGIAALEVHRMHRQSRASQLGLQYEMVLVILATPDDVKALYEIRDISGLGGFTVETPH, from the coding sequence ATGGCAGAGTCTAGGCCTATGGACACTGACCAGCCCGTGGCGGAGGTAGTCGGCGAGGCGAAACACGCCATGCTGGCAACCCTCGCCACCTACATTAAGGGCGACCCAATATTTAGCTCATACGTGCGCTCGATATTGGTAGCCAACGAGCCCCGGGCGGTTCCGGACTCACCGGAGTCGCCCGCTTCTCCCGCGTCCTCCATCGACTCACCTGAGTCACCCGCCTTCTCGGACTCGCCGGAGTCGCCCGCGTTCTCGGACGAACCTAGTCCGCCCGGGAGCCCGGCCGGCGCCGGCGACCCCGACCTCGCCATGGATTCCGATCCAGGCGCACCCCAGCTTTCCGCTGTCCCCGTCGCTTGCGCGTCCAAGCGACCTGTTTCCCCTGCCCCCAGCGAATCACGGTCTGGGGCCGCGTCGTCGGACCTcgacgacgacggcttcacGATCGTGAGGAGCGGGCGCAGGAAGAAGCAGCGCAGCTCAGACGCCTCCGCCTCTCAAGCGCCCTCTGCGCCACCCGCGCCTTCTACGCCCAAACCCGCGGCCTCCAAGCCCGCGCCCGCTAGCTCGACGAAGTCGTCGCCACCTCAACCTAAGGGGCCTAAAAATCCCCCAAAGGTCAATCTCCAACTTCCCGAAGGGGTTCCCCTTCAATCCTTCTTTGATGCGCTCACCACTGAGGGCATTAAAATCCCTCCTAACGCCTGGAACAGTGGCAAAAAAATGCTGTCCCTCCAGCCCGGGTCAATTAGCGACCACCGCGAATTGACCAAATTCCTTGATAGCAAACGCTATCATTACTATACCTTTGCGCTCCTGGATGAGCGCCGCTACAGGTATGTCATCCGCGGCATACCTATCCAAATGTCGGCCGTCGAGGTCCAACAAGGCCTCCAGGCCAAGGGCATTGCAGCCCTAGAGGTGCACCGGATGCACCGCCAATCGCGCGCTTCACAACTGGGCCTCCAATATGAGATGGTCCTGGTTATATTAGCCACCCCCGATGACGTGAAAGCTCTTTATGAGATTCGCGATATCTCGGGCCTCGGCGGCTTCACGGTCGAGACCCCTCACTAG